A single Triticum dicoccoides isolate Atlit2015 ecotype Zavitan chromosome 2A, WEW_v2.0, whole genome shotgun sequence DNA region contains:
- the LOC119359743 gene encoding vacuolar iron transporter homolog 2-like — MDHHVGSSHVHADGERRAKEEDVVVVLAVDAEAADPKPAEADDRPGDGEGGVNYMARAQWLRAAVLGANDGLVSVASLMIGVSAVNDGGKTMLVSGLAGLVAGACSMAIGEFVSVYAQYDIEVAQIKRDGAKGKKESLASPTLAALASALAFAVGALLPLLAGGFVRPYGARVGAVCAATTVGLAGFGAAGGYLGGASMLRSGSRVLLGGWVAMAVTYGVLWLFAKVSHIQVSSLG; from the coding sequence ATGGACCATCACGTCGGCTCCTCCCACGTGCACGCCGACGGCGAGCGCAGGGCCAAGGAGGAGGACGTCGTCGTGGTGCTCGCCGTCGACGCCGAGGCGGCCGATCCGAAGCCGGCCGAGGCCGACGACCGCccgggcgacggcgagggcggcgTCAACTACATGGCCCGCGCGCAGTGGCTCCGCGCGGCGGTCCTCGGCGCCAACGACGGCCTCGTCTCCGTGGCGTCCCTCATGATCGGCGTCAGCGCCGTCAACGACGGCGGCAAGACGATGCTCGTGTCGGGCCTGGCCGGGCTGGTGGCCGGCGCCTGCAGCATGGCCATCGGCGAGTTCGTGTCCGTGTACGCGCAGTACGACATCGAGGTGGCCCAGATCAAGCGCGACGGCGCCAAGGGCAAGAAGGAGAGCCTGGCGAGCCCGACGCTGGCCGCGCTCGCGTCGGCGCTGGCGTTCGCGGTGGGCGCGCTCCTGCCGCTGCTGGCCGGCGGGTTCGTGAGGCCGTATGGCGCCAGGGTCGGGGCGGTGTGCGCGGCGACCACCGTGGGCCTGGCCGGCTTCGGCGCGGCGGGCGGGTACCTGGGCGGCGCGAGCATGTTACGGTCGGGGTCCAGGGTCCTCCTGGGCGGGTGGGTCGCCATGGCGGTCACGTACGGCGTGCTCTGGCTGTTCGCCAAGGTGTCCCACATTCAGGTCTCGTCGCTGGGCTGA